A stretch of the Rodentibacter haemolyticus genome encodes the following:
- a CDS encoding BsuBI/PstI family type II restriction endonuclease has protein sequence MSNQDEKLQQALSILIELGMPRPQQNERTALCLLCLLDMTPNKSWNQADNPLVGITPIMEWSRQNYGKNYAPNTRETFRRQSMHQFVEAGICLYNPDDPNRAVNSPKAVYQIEPTLLQVLRTYGTAQYERMLHTYQQQRQTLAQIYAREREMAMIPLQIPNGQTIQLSAGLHSQLIKDIVVSFGSRYVPNGTLVYVGDTGDKHGFFNVELLESLGVQLDNHGKLPDVVIYNQEKNWLFLIESVTTHGPVDHKRYSELTTLFRDCTAGLVFVSAFPDSKTYSKYSSVIAWETEVWIAEAPTHMIHFNGTRFLGPYME, from the coding sequence TTGAGCAATCAAGATGAGAAGTTGCAACAAGCGTTAAGTATTTTAATTGAGTTAGGAATGCCAAGACCACAGCAAAATGAGAGAACCGCACTCTGTTTACTGTGCCTGTTGGATATGACCCCCAATAAATCTTGGAATCAAGCAGATAATCCACTTGTTGGCATTACTCCAATCATGGAGTGGTCAAGACAGAATTATGGGAAGAATTATGCTCCCAATACAAGAGAGACTTTTCGTAGGCAATCTATGCATCAGTTTGTTGAAGCTGGGATATGTTTATACAATCCTGATGACCCTAATAGAGCAGTAAACAGTCCCAAAGCTGTATATCAGATAGAGCCAACTTTGCTTCAAGTTCTGAGGACCTATGGAACTGCTCAATATGAGCGGATGCTTCATACCTATCAACAACAGAGACAGACGCTCGCTCAGATATATGCAAGGGAGCGAGAAATGGCAATGATTCCATTGCAGATTCCCAATGGTCAAACAATTCAGCTTTCAGCAGGTTTACATTCTCAGTTAATTAAAGATATTGTTGTATCTTTTGGTAGTAGATATGTGCCTAATGGAACACTGGTTTATGTTGGTGATACTGGCGATAAACATGGTTTCTTTAATGTTGAGTTATTGGAATCCCTTGGGGTTCAATTAGATAATCACGGAAAATTGCCTGATGTTGTTATTTATAACCAAGAAAAGAATTGGTTATTTTTAATTGAATCAGTTACAACCCATGGTCCTGTTGACCATAAAAGATATAGTGAATTAACCACTTTATTTAGAGATTGTACGGCTGGGCTTGTTTTTGTTTCGGCTTTTCCTGATTCAAAAACTTATTCCAAATATTCAAGCGTTATTGCCTGGGAAACAGAGGTGTGGATTGCAGAGGCACCAACTCACATGATTCATTTTAATGGAACTAGATTTTTAGGACCCTACATGGAGTAG